A genomic stretch from Aedes albopictus strain Foshan chromosome 2, AalbF5, whole genome shotgun sequence includes:
- the LOC109419528 gene encoding zinc carboxypeptidase A 1: MGLSVAVTAVGICLCFGTAFGSEVARYDNYRVYEVIPSSTNQLNLLKDLEGSSDSLIFLKSGDQVGTKFNVVVAPHKLADFTEALLNEGIHARLLETNMQKSIDEENQRMLSKRAGGSFDFNDYYELEDIHAWLDKLANQYDQVELLEGGHSYENRSIKGVKVSYKSGNPGVFVEGGIHAREWISPATVAYILNELLTNTDPKVRNIAENYDWYMFPSVNPDGYVYTHKKDRLWRKTRTPYSGGCFGADPNRNWDFHWAEQGTSNKCVSDTYGGPHPFSEVETKTLSQFIASLKSKIQAYISFHSYSQLLLFPYGHTHEHTPNHNDLYDIANATIKSLAKRYGTYYTFGNTFDAIYPASGASMDWAYGTLDVKISYTYELRPGQESWDGFVLPPKQIIPTGEETLDSLVTLLEESNGRGYFKN, from the coding sequence ATGGGTCTTTCGGTAGCAGTTACTGCTGTGGGGATTTGTTTGTGCTTCGGAACGGCTTTTGGAAGCGAAGTTGCTCGCTATGATAACTACAGGGTGTACGAAGTGATTCCCTCGTCTACGAATCAGCTGAACCTGCTTAAAGATCTGGAAGGGTCGAGTGATAGTTTGATTTTCCTGAAAAGTGGTGACCAAGTTGGAACAAAGTTTAATGTAGTTGTGGCACCCCACAAGTTGGCTGACTTCACGGAAGCCCTCCTCAACGAAGGGATTCATGCTCGATTACTGGAGACGAATATGCAAAAGTCAATTGACGAAGAAAACCAACGAATGCTGTCCAAGCGTGCCGGAGGTTCTTTCGATTTCAACGACTATTACGAGTTAGAGGACATCCATGCCTGGTTGGATAAGTTGGCAAATCAATATGATCAAGTAGAACTTCTTGAGGGCGGTCATTCCTACGAAAACCGATCAATCAAGGGTGtgaaagtgtcttacaaatcagGAAATCCGGGTGTGTTCGTAGAAGGAGGTATTCACGCTCGCGAATGGATCTCTCCGGCAACTGTCGCTTACATTCTCAACGAATTACTCACCAATACCGATCCTAAAGTACGAAACATCGCTGAAAACTACGACTGGTACATGTTCCCTAGTGTGAATCCTGATGGATACGTCTACACTCATAAGAAAGACCGACTCTGGAGGAAGACCCGTACACCCTACTCTGGAGGATGCTTTGGCGCTGACCCGAATCGTAACTGGGACTTCCATTGGGCTGAGCAAGGAACCAGCAATAAGTGCGTATCCGATACTTACGGTGGACCTCACCCCTTTTCCGAAGTAGAAACGAAAACCTTGTCCCAGTTCATTGCCTCGCTGAAGAGCAAAATCCAAGCGTACATCTCATTCCACTCATACTCCCAGCTACTGCTGTTCCCTTACGGACACACCCATGAGCACACCCCGAATCACAACGATCTGTACGACATTGCCAACGCAACGATCAAATCCCTCGCGAAACGCTACGGTACCTACTATACGTTCGGGAACACCTTCGATGCCATCTACCCGGCCAGTGGAGCCAGTATGGATTGGGCCTACGGAACGCTGGACGTGAAAATCTCCTACACCTACGAGCTACGACCCGGACAGGAGTCGTGGGATGGATTCGTGCTTCCACCAAAGCAAATTATCCCAACTGGAGAGGAGACTTTGGATTCGTTGGTTACGCTGCTAGAGGAATCGAATGGCAGAGGGTATTTTAAAAACTGA